The following are from one region of the Deltaproteobacteria bacterium genome:
- a CDS encoding acyl-CoA dehydrogenase family protein — MTEHEEFREYCRRWLAENRPAAPSFRLPLSPIEVMTEEQRRYLCAWEKKCYDAGLIGCDYPKEYGGGGHAGFQQIASQEM, encoded by the coding sequence ATGACCGAGCATGAAGAGTTCCGCGAGTATTGCCGCCGCTGGCTCGCCGAGAACCGGCCCGCCGCGCCGAGCTTCCGCCTGCCGCTCAGCCCGATCGAGGTCATGACCGAGGAACAGCGGCGCTACCTCTGTGCCTGGGAGAAGAAGTGCTACGACGCCGGCCTCATCGGCTGCGACTACCCGAAGGAGTACGGCGGCGGCGGCCACGCGGGCTTCCAGCAGATCGCGAGCCAGGAGATGA
- a CDS encoding DUF937 domain-containing protein translates to MGLLDDLLGQLTAGPATASRQTRADAAGGPDMSRILVALMPVVLAMLGNRRGGSEPSAGFGRASAGGLGDVLGQILGGAGGAGGLGGLLEAVQRAGFGEQARSWVGGGENQALPSGALEQIFGRGGLAEIARQAGLSEADASRGLERLMPEVVDHVTPRGAVPDGSELLDSVDALARRMGI, encoded by the coding sequence ATGGGCTTGCTCGACGATTTGCTCGGTCAGTTGACCGCCGGTCCGGCGACGGCGAGCCGGCAGACCCGCGCGGATGCCGCGGGCGGCCCCGACATGAGCCGCATCCTGGTCGCGCTCATGCCGGTCGTGCTCGCCATGCTCGGCAATCGCCGCGGCGGGAGCGAGCCGTCCGCGGGCTTCGGCCGCGCGAGCGCGGGCGGGCTCGGCGACGTCCTCGGACAGATCCTCGGCGGCGCCGGCGGCGCGGGCGGTCTCGGCGGGCTCCTCGAGGCGGTGCAGCGCGCGGGCTTCGGCGAGCAGGCGCGTTCGTGGGTCGGCGGCGGCGAGAACCAGGCCCTGCCGTCGGGAGCGCTCGAGCAGATCTTCGGACGCGGCGGCCTCGCCGAGATCGCGCGGCAAGCCGGACTCAGCGAGGCGGACGCGTCCCGCGGGCTCGAACGGCTCATGCCCGAGGTCGTGGATCACGTGACGCCGCGGGGCGCCGTGCCCGACGGCTCGGAGCTGCTCGACAGCGTCGACGCGCTCGCGCGCCGCATGGGGATCTGA
- a CDS encoding CoA transferase, with protein MLSPYRVLDLTRSRGHLCGQILGDLGADVVQVEPPGGAPTRRRGPYVDDVPHPDRSLEWWAVSRNKRGVTLDLERARGRELLRRMVATADFLIESETPGIQAARGLDYDALAAVNPRLVYVSITPFGQTGPKATWADSDLVLLAAGGPLRLAGDEDRAPLRVGVPQAYAHAAAEAAGAALVAHHERARSGRGQHVDVSAQQAVTLATQSYLLSSAIGFPDARRISGGVGMGPLSVRFVHPASDGHVSITFLFGSSVGPFTRRLMHWIADEGGCDAATRDKDWIRFFDQMFSGEESFAEVVRVQALVAAFTRTKTKAELLRAAVERDLLIAPVATTREVVESAQLAARDYWRELDHPELGRTVRYPGPFARASATPLRHRRRPPTVGEHNREILGGELGLDDADLARLAAEGVI; from the coding sequence ATGTTGAGCCCGTACCGCGTCCTGGACCTCACCCGCAGCCGCGGCCACCTCTGCGGCCAGATCCTCGGCGACCTCGGCGCGGACGTAGTGCAGGTCGAGCCGCCCGGCGGCGCGCCGACGCGGCGCCGCGGCCCCTACGTCGACGACGTGCCGCACCCCGACCGCTCACTCGAATGGTGGGCGGTCTCGCGCAACAAGCGCGGCGTCACCCTCGATCTCGAGCGCGCGCGTGGCCGCGAGCTGCTGCGCCGTATGGTCGCGACCGCCGACTTCCTGATCGAGTCGGAGACCCCCGGGATCCAGGCGGCGCGTGGGCTCGACTACGACGCGCTCGCCGCCGTGAATCCCCGACTCGTCTACGTCTCGATCACGCCGTTCGGACAGACCGGCCCGAAGGCGACGTGGGCCGACAGCGACCTCGTCCTGCTCGCGGCGGGCGGGCCGCTGCGGCTGGCCGGCGACGAGGACCGCGCGCCGCTCCGGGTCGGCGTGCCGCAGGCCTACGCCCACGCGGCCGCCGAAGCGGCCGGCGCGGCGCTCGTCGCGCACCACGAGCGCGCGCGTTCGGGACGCGGCCAGCACGTCGACGTGTCGGCGCAGCAGGCGGTGACCCTCGCGACGCAGTCCTATCTCCTGAGCTCGGCGATCGGATTCCCCGACGCCCGACGCATCTCCGGCGGCGTCGGCATGGGACCGCTCTCGGTCCGCTTCGTCCACCCGGCCTCCGACGGACACGTCTCGATCACGTTCCTCTTCGGCTCGTCGGTCGGACCGTTCACGCGCCGCCTCATGCACTGGATCGCCGACGAAGGCGGCTGCGACGCCGCGACCCGCGACAAGGACTGGATCCGCTTCTTCGACCAGATGTTCTCGGGCGAGGAGTCGTTCGCCGAGGTCGTCCGCGTGCAGGCGCTGGTGGCGGCGTTCACCCGCACGAAGACGAAGGCGGAGCTGCTGCGCGCGGCGGTCGAGCGCGACCTGCTGATCGCGCCGGTCGCGACGACGCGCGAGGTCGTCGAAAGCGCGCAGCTCGCCGCCCGCGACTACTGGCGGGAGCTCGATCATCCCGAGCTCGGCCGCACCGTGCGCTACCCCGGACCGTTCGCACGCGCCTCGGCGACGCCGCTCCGCCATCGCCGCCGGCCGCCCACCGTGGGCGAGCACAACCGCGAGATCCTGGGCGGCGAGCTCGGCCTCGACGACGCCGACCTCGCCCGCCTCGCGGCCGAAGGAGTGATCTGA
- a CDS encoding CoA transferase → MSEAALADVKVLDLMWAIAGPAATRMLADYGATVVRVESTTRTDICRTVAPFHELPPEPESAVVFHNMNAGKRMITLDLATPAGREVLLDLVRWADVVTEAYSAGTMRTLGFDYEALRAVNPSLIMLSTCLMGQTGPLASYAGFGNLAHSITGFGALCGWPDRAPAGPFGAYTDYIAPRFSAAAILAALDHRRRTGEGQHIDLAQAEAAIHFLGPAMLDYTVNGRVWAAAGNADRDAVPHGVYPAAGDDRWVAIAVRDDAEFAALAAVLGDPALTRDPRFATAEARHAHVEALDAVVAAWTTARDPHEAEAALQAAGVPAAVVAGSADLCADPQLVHREHVRWLTHPTYGTTPVENARSRLSRTPAAVAGAAPTLGRDNHEVLEAILGYDADRITDLVAAGALG, encoded by the coding sequence ATGTCCGAGGCCGCGCTCGCCGACGTCAAGGTGCTCGACCTCATGTGGGCGATCGCCGGCCCGGCCGCGACACGCATGCTCGCCGACTACGGCGCGACCGTGGTGCGCGTCGAGTCGACGACGCGCACCGACATCTGCCGCACGGTGGCGCCGTTTCACGAGCTGCCCCCCGAGCCCGAGAGCGCCGTCGTCTTCCACAACATGAACGCCGGGAAGCGCATGATCACCCTCGACCTCGCAACACCCGCCGGGCGCGAGGTTCTGCTCGACCTGGTGCGCTGGGCCGACGTCGTGACCGAGGCCTACAGCGCCGGCACGATGCGGACGCTCGGCTTCGACTACGAGGCGCTGCGCGCGGTGAACCCCTCGCTCATCATGCTGAGCACGTGCCTCATGGGACAGACGGGGCCGCTCGCCAGCTACGCGGGCTTCGGGAATCTCGCCCACTCGATCACCGGCTTTGGTGCGCTCTGCGGCTGGCCCGATCGCGCGCCCGCCGGGCCCTTCGGAGCGTACACCGACTACATCGCGCCGCGCTTCAGCGCGGCCGCGATCCTCGCCGCCCTCGACCACCGTCGGCGGACCGGCGAAGGCCAGCACATCGACCTCGCGCAGGCCGAGGCCGCGATCCACTTCCTCGGGCCCGCGATGCTCGACTACACGGTGAACGGCCGCGTCTGGGCGGCGGCCGGCAACGCCGACCGCGATGCGGTCCCGCACGGCGTCTACCCCGCGGCCGGCGACGATCGCTGGGTCGCGATCGCGGTGCGCGACGACGCCGAGTTCGCGGCGCTCGCCGCAGTGCTCGGGGACCCCGCGCTCACGCGCGATCCGCGCTTCGCGACGGCCGAGGCGCGCCACGCCCACGTCGAGGCGCTCGACGCCGTCGTCGCCGCATGGACCACCGCCCGCGACCCGCACGAGGCGGAGGCCGCACTCCAGGCGGCCGGCGTGCCGGCAGCGGTCGTCGCAGGCAGCGCCGACCTCTGCGCCGATCCCCAGCTCGTGCACCGCGAGCACGTCCGTTGGCTCACGCATCCGACGTACGGCACGACGCCGGTCGAGAACGCGCGCTCGCGCCTGTCGCGCACGCCGGCCGCCGTCGCGGGAGCGGCGCCGACCCTCGGCCGCGACAACCACGAGGTCCTCGAGGCGATCCTCGGCTACGACGCGGACCGCATCACGGACCTCGTCGCCGCCGGTGCGCTCGGATGA
- a CDS encoding class I SAM-dependent methyltransferase, with protein sequence MSVAERLAAAIARRGPLLARLAAEDTDCVRLLHGVAEGAPGITIDRYGPILLVQTWRAPLAAGELDALVAVARDALGVALTPCWNHRGEGPGGSARADQALVAPIAHELGLAYDVRPRHRGQDPLLFLDLRVGRRWVKGASADRSVLNLFAYTCGMGVAALAGGAREVVNVDFARSALAVGRANAERNVDDPATLAERFVTITDDVIPVVRQLAGLTLPTRGKRARAFTRRAPRRFDLVVLDPPRWAKGKFGAVDVVRDYASLFKPALLATAPGGTVLATNHVPEVGREVWLAALERSAAKAGRPLAALDVLTPEEDFPSPDERHPLKIALARAP encoded by the coding sequence GTGAGCGTCGCCGAGCGCCTCGCCGCCGCGATCGCACGTCGCGGGCCGCTGCTCGCGCGCCTCGCGGCGGAGGACACCGACTGCGTCCGCCTGCTCCACGGCGTCGCCGAGGGAGCGCCCGGCATCACGATCGATCGCTACGGACCGATCCTGCTCGTGCAGACGTGGCGCGCGCCCCTCGCCGCGGGCGAGCTCGACGCGCTCGTCGCGGTCGCGCGCGACGCGCTCGGCGTCGCGCTCACGCCGTGCTGGAACCATCGCGGCGAGGGACCGGGAGGCTCCGCGCGCGCGGACCAAGCGCTCGTCGCGCCGATCGCGCACGAGCTCGGGCTCGCGTACGACGTGCGGCCGCGGCATCGCGGGCAGGATCCGCTCCTCTTCCTCGACCTCCGCGTCGGACGGCGCTGGGTGAAGGGGGCGAGCGCGGACCGGAGTGTGCTGAACCTCTTCGCCTACACGTGCGGCATGGGGGTCGCGGCGCTCGCCGGCGGCGCGCGCGAGGTGGTGAACGTCGACTTCGCGCGCTCGGCGCTGGCGGTCGGACGCGCCAACGCCGAACGCAACGTCGACGACCCGGCGACGCTCGCGGAGCGTTTCGTCACGATCACCGACGACGTCATCCCGGTCGTGCGGCAGCTCGCCGGTCTCACGCTGCCGACGCGCGGCAAGCGCGCCCGGGCGTTCACGCGCCGGGCGCCGCGGCGCTTCGATCTCGTCGTGCTCGACCCGCCGCGCTGGGCGAAGGGAAAGTTCGGCGCGGTCGACGTGGTGCGCGACTACGCGTCGCTCTTCAAACCGGCGCTCCTCGCGACGGCGCCCGGCGGCACCGTCCTCGCGACCAACCACGTGCCCGAGGTCGGGCGCGAGGTCTGGCTCGCCGCGCTCGAGCGCTCGGCGGCGAAGGCGGGCCGTC